The Maylandia zebra isolate NMK-2024a linkage group LG1, Mzebra_GT3a, whole genome shotgun sequence DNA segment gaatctggcattgatatttgacatcacaacagagagacgaatctggcattaatatttgacatcacaacagagagacgaatctggcattaatatttgacatcacaacagagagacgaatctggcattgatatctgacatcacaacagagagacgaatctggcattaatatctgacatcacaacagagagacgaatctggcattaatatctgacatcacaacagagagacgaatctggcattaatatctgacatcacaacagagagacgaatctggcattaatatctgacatcacaacagagagatgaatctggcattaatatctgacatcacaacagagagacgaatctggcaatgatatttgacatcacaacagagagatgaatctggcattaatatctgacatcacaacagagagatgaatctggcattgacatttgatatcacaacagagagactggATGTCAATGTCAGAAAGATGACTGTGATGTCAGAACCCTCTAAATCTTGTAATTtacagatggtaaatggcctgtatttacatagcgctttactagtccctaaggaccccaaagcactttacacatccagtcatccacccattcacacactggtgatggcagctacattgtagccacagccaccctggggcgcactgacagagataTTTAATTCCAAATGATTTGACTGCATCATTGCGTCTTTGAGTTATGACCCAAACTCTCTATCAACTTTGTGAATAAATTCACGTCCCCCTGTGACCTCATAATTACACCACAGTTCAGATGGCATGAATGAGTCATGAGGTCACACCAACAGtgacaacatcagcagtgacatcACTAAAGTTGCCAGGTGAGTCCATAAATAGAACCCGTGACGTGGAGCAGGTACCGCCGTTTTGGACAATGCCACGACGCAGGTATAGACGCAGACATGCGAGGTCTTCTCGCCCCGTTCGCAGACACAAGAGACCCCACAAGGCCTCGGGTGTCCGCAGACGTGGGAGAAGATACCGTCGCAGACATTAGACAATCTCAATAAACATGTAGGATGAACATCAAAACTTTGGTCCAATcaagttttttttagataacatatgttgttgttgttctgtgtgtgtttgttatcaatgttgtggaaaaaagttaagcTTAGTAAGCCATCAAGCACTGATCACTCGTAGAAGAGCACCAATAGGAGACAGAACTAATTAGAAGGTGTTATTATTCAGTCTGTACATCGAATAGAAGGCACTAACCACAAGGTGATCTTCAATTCAtctctgtgtgaatgtgaacggggcgagaagacccccactaactgcatgtccctagactgtgggaggaagctcgagagaacatccagactccacacaaagaccccggcctgatgaggCTAGGGTCCTGAGTTCGATACCCTAAACTGAACGCAGGACAGAGGAAGGGATGGGTGATGTTCATGTGCGCCCAGGTGTATGATGTGGCTCTTTGTCTGTGACTGGTTGGCTGTCCCAGCCCTGGCCCTTCATGTATTTcagtaatgtccttttctcccgTCTCGTTTCCATGTTTTTCCCTTGTGACCCATTCCTTCTGTCACGTGTGTTTCCCCCCCAGCCATCATGTTCTGCTTGTGCTTAGTTATGTCCATGTCTTatctcctccagtctgcaagtTGCATCCACAGGCAAGATTAATATACCCCTTcaaagtggttttttttttcttttctcttgatATTCATTAAGCACTCTTTAGTTGTGTGTTTCAGCTCTCAGACTGATATTTATGCCCCATGATTAGCACTGTTAATGTGTTTGGTATCCAGGGAGCACATCCAGTGTTGGGGTGCCTGGTTATGATCCTCTCACTCATCCAGCCTATCGGGGCCTTGCTGCGCTGCGGACCACAACATCACCTGTATGTatccatctgtgtgtgtttaattaatATACTATATCATGCCTATACACATTTAAGAATACTCTGttcaaatattatttaaaaaaaaattaaaaatggcctcactttttttttctctacaattatttaacaaatttTGAAAACACGATAAACCAAAGGAATGGGGCAGTACATGCTTAATGACTAAATGCACTGCTCACTCGGCAAAGTGAGgttataaagttatttgatAACCCTAAGAGTTGTATTCATACTTCAGccataaaagtttttaaaatttcaaactTTTGCAAAGTGTAGCCTGCATGTGCTTTATCAGAGCACACTTTCACACTGAAACACCAAGTAGGAAACTAATTTGCACATGACTCGTGAAAGTTATTCCTTCCTCTTAGTAATAATGGTACTTTTAATAAATATAGCCTGGTTGTAGCTTTGGAGGCCAGACTcagtaaatgaaatattttttaagtgaAATATAGATTTAGTAAAATTGTATGTTCAGTAATGATACTTGTTTTCATAAATTGGATGCAGGAGAAATCTTAGACAAGAACTTCAGAAGCTGATGATTTTAtagttcttctcttttctttgataGGAGGTATCTGTTCAACtggacacattttttaaatgcgGTGGTAATAAAATCTATAGCTGGTAAGCTTGTGTTTTACTTCATTCTACCATCTTGCATATATGCTAACATTTTCAATAGCAGACACACTGTCACCCATGCTGCTCATCTTAAAATGCCTGCTTCTTTGTGTCACACAGTGGCAGCCATATTTACAGGCCTGGACAGGATTGACAGTGATGATGGGTGGCTATTGAAAGTGATGGGTGGCTTCTTTGCCTGGGAAGTTCTCTTCATCATCATTTTGGAGGTCCATGATTGGGTAGTTAAACACAGAGGTaagcctttttttttgcatttcagtgatgaaggaaaaaatcATCACTACCCATATACACTTTAATGACAAAAACCAATCTAGACCCAACAGTCCATTTGCACGGTGAAGAGCCACCTGATCAGTTCAGCAGCATTTAGCTGACTGAGCGAAGAGTATAACCCCTGTACACCTCAGAATGTGGTTGGATGGGTAAAATAAACAGCACTGTATCACAAGATTTTCTGTGTATAACACAGCAGCATCAAATATTTGTCACGGTACGGCATGGCACACCGTGGAAggagtggggaaggaggacccaggcgcggtgctctacgtatagacagtgtttatttacagagggtgatatcaaacaacaataaatccccgtgtttctccccagactcccgtgtcgtgtcctccaagtgctctctgctcccgtgtctgcactcccggtgctcgctgctccTTAAGCCTTCCACGCTCCTCCTGCGGGAAACAATAGCGGCAGCAGTCAGGATACTGAACAATGGCAGGCATACACTACAcgaccaaaacctaaactgggtaactaACGTGGAGTCCCaagcaatgatcccgcgtcagtgggagctccaagactctcttaagtagctcccccgatgaggcctgatcagcagcaggtgtgtggcttcgggtgtggccagtccccttgcagggccacaccctccaggcctgacgccgcctataaacaagtgctcagccacccacacacacatatacacaagcacagggaagggggagcaacaccaaaatacacagcaataataataataataatataatacaagactgctcagggatcctgggtcgcccagtcccaggaccctgacaataTTGGTATTTATGAATTGATGAGTGAAAACGCGTAAGAATGTCTCAATGGTAGTCTGCTGGAACAAAAGCTGTTACACTTTAACTGTGCTGAAGTACAGCGACAAAGGAATCTTTATCTTTCGATTTATTAAATGCATGAAAATACTCTGGGAATACTATACACGAAGGCTCAGCTCATGCACCACCAACCTAATGTTATCAGAGAGAACTTGCATTGAAATGTCTCAACTGAGACTATCCAATTTTGGACACGTGTAGTTTGACAATGCTGTGGCTCAATGTGTGGCTCAGtcacacaaattatttaaaaaaaatatgatcacAACCTCTTTGTGTCTACAAAAACTGGTTAATgtttggtgatttttaaaaaatgttttacccCCCCGTGCCGCACACACTTTCCATGACCAATGGCAACTTGACATGCTAAATGTTTACATAGAGCTTCCAGCACATTGTTATCGTTctgaaagttgttgtttttttgttttttttcaatcacCACAACTACTCAACTCgactcaattttatttaaattgatttcaaattgttcttcttctgttaaAGCTTAAAACTAATATCATAACTcaacctgtataaataaaatgattaaaaacataGCTGACTGCTTTAGTTCACTTCAGTTAATGTGCCCTGCAATATTTCACTGTTCTTTGCTCTGGGTTTCAGATGATACTGCTGATCAAATGGAATCAGCATTGGTAAGCTGAAAGAAATATAAAAGCAAGCAATCACTGATTGCCACAAGATGGAGTATTTCTAatataattttactttttttgtcaGGTCAAAGGTGACAGTTGCCTGATCGCTGTGTACCTTCTGGGAAACCTTTGCTTTTTGGTGGCACTTCTGGTTGGAATTGGAGAAAaatgagcagcagcagaatCTTCCAGAGTGTTTCCCTGTAGTTTTGTTGAATTTTATCATCAATTTTAACATACTTGATGAGAGACTGCACTGGAAATTCAGACCCACTGATGCATCAGTTGGCAAATCCTGGAAAGTTTCTCagtaatgtctttaaaaaatattacttatgttttttttctcttttgcttttaGTTGATAATTAAGGTGTACTTTCAATCAGCATTCAATTTCACTGGGCCAAGCATTactgtcgtgtgtgtgtgtgtgtgtgtgtgtataatatgTCTCACAGTTGCAAAGAAAGAAGTAGTTTCAGTCGCCTTTAGCCTCCACTCTGGCTGCCAGGTAAACCAGTTTCATTTTACAAGCTGGTTACATTTTTTAAGCCAAACAGCAATTTTGTATTAAAAAGTACTTTTAAcaatttttccttttacatttttaaatcaggTCAACTCGACCCACATCATAATGGGAGGGTTAAAGCCCTTTTCACACATTAACATCTGTTAATATGACAGCATCTATGTATGAATCTGCACCTTTGTCActttcatttgaaaaaaaaaaactgtcattgaTTCAGCTCCTGAACTTCCCatttaatgtacattttttcatatatttctaaTAATCTTGCTGTCAATAACAACTGACAATAAGACAACAAATTTTTAACTTCATTAAATTGAAAATTATGTATGTCAGTGTAGTAGTGTTAAATGCTTACCAGGTTCAGATGCAAATGAAGAAActccactcaggcaagtctgctggaccagatggagtgagtcccctcaaggcctgtgccccccagctttGTGGAGTCTTCCATAAACTGTTCATGCTGAGTCTGAAGAGGGTCCCAGTGCTGTGGAAGACATCaagcctcgtccctgtaccaaagacgccacgtcccagcggcccccaggattacaggcctgtgacactgacctcccacatcatgaagaccctggaaaggctcatcctggaccagatCTCACCCATTGTCAGACCACATCAGGATCCCATTCAATTTGCTTACCAGCCCCGTCTCacaggacgccatcatctatctgctcaatcgtgtctacatcCACccggaccagccggcgagcactgtgaggttcatgttttttttacttttccagtgcttgGTGATAAGCTAACAGCGATGCAGGGGGATGCTTCTCtagtgtcctggattgttgattacctgacaggaagaccacaatatgtgcgTCTTCCAcattgtgtgtctgacaaggtaatcagcaacacaggagcaccataAGGGAccatcctctcccccttcctcttcaccctctacaccacagacttcagccgctgcacagagacctgcatcttcagaagttttgatGTAAATTTGTAAGTTTTGATGTAAGTAAATTTGCGGTCAATTTAGACTCAATTCAAAATCTCCTACTTGGGACGAACACtaaatgtaaatagctgacttTCTAAATAAACCTATCCATCTTTGC contains these protein-coding regions:
- the LOC143419388 gene encoding putative ferric-chelate reductase 1, with the translated sequence MISTVNVFGIQGAHPVLGCLVMILSLIQPIGALLRCGPQHHLRYLFNWTHFLNAVVIKSIAVAAIFTGLDRIDSDDGWLLKVMGGFFAWEVLFIIILEVHDWVVKHRDDTADQMESALVKGDSCLIAVYLLGNLCFLVALLVGIGEK